In Halorussus halophilus, the DNA window ACTCCGACAGCGTTCCATCACCTCGCGGCCGACCAGTTACAGGACCGCGTTACGCGTGCCCTGACGCCCGCGACGTGCTTCGAGGCGTCGAAAACCGTCTTCGGGCTTTATACGGAGTGCGGTGGTCCGAACTGTCGGGGATACGGAATGGGTAGTGTCAAACGTGGGGAAGCGGTCGCGGTTTCAAGTACTGACAGAGAACTCGACAGGCACCGCCTGTGGCGGAGTGAGCGTCGGGGTAGTCGGCGGGGTGAACGCCGATGAAGTTGGCGATGGTCGGGTTCGGACAGGCTGGCGGCAAGATAGTAGACAAGTTCATCGAGTACGACGAGCGGACGGGCAGTCAGACGGTCAGGTCGGCGGTGGCAGTCAACACCGCGAAGGCCGACCTGATGGGTCTCGAACGAATCCCAGAGGAGAATCAAGTCCTCATCGGCCAGTCCCGAGTGAAAGGCCACGGGGTCGGTGCCGACAACGAACTCGGCGCTGAAATCGCCGAGGAGGACATCGACGAGATTCAGGGTGCAGTAGACAACGTGCCGATACACGACGTGGACGCGTTTCTCGTCGTCGCTGGGATGGGCGGCGGGACTGGGTCGGGCGGCGCACCGGTCCTCACCAAGTACCTCAAGCGCATCTACACCGAACCGGTGTACGGACTAGGCATCCTGCCAGGCCGCGAGGAGGGCGGTATCTACACGCTGAACGCGGCCCGCTCGTTCCAGACGTTCACCCGAGAAGTTGACAACTTGCTCGTCTTCGACAACGACGCGTGGCGACAGTCCGGCGAGTCGGTCGAAGTCGGCTACGACCGCATCAACGAGGAAATCGTCAGACGCTTCGGCATCCTCTTCGGCGCAGGCGAAGTTGGCTACGGCGACGACGTAGGCGAGAGCGTCGTGGACTCCAGCGAAATCATCAACACGCTTGGAACTGGTGGGGTCTCGACTATCGGCTACGCCGCAGAGGAAATCGACAATCCGAACAGCGGCCTCCTCTCGCGTTTCACCGGCACCGACGAAGTAGACCCGACCCACGCGACGAACCGACTGACGAGTCTCGTCCGGAAGGCGGCGTTGGGCCGACTGACGCTCCCCGCAGAGATAGAGAGCGCCGAGCGGTCGCTGTTCGTCGCCAGCGGTCCCTCCAAGTACCTCAACCGAAAGGGCATCGAGCGCGGTCGAAAGTGGTTGGAGAACGAAACTGGCTCGATGGAAGTTCGCGGCGGCGACTACCCGGTCGGTGACGCCAACCACGTCGCTGGCGTGGTGCTCCTCTCCGGCGTCTCAGACGTACCGCGAATCGAGGAGTTGCAGAACGTGGCCGTCGAGACTCAAGACAACATCGCCGACACCCGCGCGGAGAGCGAGCGCCAGACGGCCAACCTCGTCGAGGACGAGGACGGCGAACTGGACCCGCTGTTCTGAGCAGTCTCTTCTTCCTACGAGACGTTCATCTCGGGGCTCGCAGGTTCCGGCACCGGTTTGTCAGCGTTCGCGGCCCGGGGCGGTATCGTCTCGACTTCGGGTTCTTCCTCGTTGGGGTAACGGTCGAGTTCGGCCGTAAACTGCTCGTTGTCGGCCGACGAACTGCGTTTCTCACCGGACAGCGCCGACTGCGTGCCCCGTTCGCCCTGCTCGTCCATCATCTCGAAGATGAGGACGCCGTCGTTCTCGAAGACGAGTTGATACTTCGGCGAGAGGTGCATCGACATCGCCAACTTGCTTGTTCGGCGGTGTTGCATCCCGCGGACGGTGAACTCGCCTTTCGGCAAGTAGATGTAGTCGGGGTGCTTGTTGCTCTGGGAGAGCGTGTTCGTCATGCAGTGTGCGCTGTTGCAGGCCGACACGTCCCGGAAGAGCTGTAAGTGGTGGTTGTACGGTTCTTGGCCCTTCCACTCGACGCCCCACGGCCCGACCAGCATCGTGCGATGGGTCTGCTGTGGGAACCACTCGGCGGCGTCACCTTGCACGACGAACGTCGCTTCGCTGTTGGTGTGCGTTTCGACCCACTGCATCGCTTCGTCGTCGTCCTCGTCCATGAACTGCGGGAGCGAGGGACTCCCAGCGTGGGCGTCTACGCCGCTGGTCGCGTACATCGCGCCGCCCGCGAGGCCGACCATCGCGATGAGTACCATACACGCGGTGACGGCACTCCGACGAGTGACGGAGGCTCCGACCCTGTCGCGGAGTCGCGCCGCGACCACGTTGAGCAGGAACACTGCGCTGATAAGCGCCCCGACGAGCAGCGTGAATCGCGCCTTGCCCAACAAGATTGCTACGCCGAAGAACCACACCGGGAGGAAGAACCGCCGCTTGGCGAGCAGGTATAACGCGCCGACGACGGGCAGGAACTGCCAGAGAGATCCGATGAATGCGGCGTCCGGACTGACGTGACCGATTGCCGACACCGCGCCGAAGAAGCCTCCACCGATTCCGCCGTGCGTGCCTGCGGCCCCGAGGAACACGTCCGGGCCGTGCATCGAGATTATCTGTAGCCACCACGGCGAAGCCAACAGGATACCGCCGAAGCCGACGACCATCCCGCGGGTGAGACCCCAGAGCGAGCGGTCTAGCTCCAAGTAGAGGAGGAAGTAGCTCGTGGCGAAGAACACCGTGTACACCGGATGGGTCAAGATAGTCAGCGTGAACAACGCCAGCGACGGAACGACCCACCGGGCGTCTTTGTCCCTGTAGAGACGAAGACCGGCGTAGATTCCCGACAGAGAGAACAGGAACGCGGGGGCCCGGACGATGCCACCCGCGGAGATGTGCCACTGCAAGAGCGGCGGACTGACCGCGACGATGAGCGTCGCTAACGACGCCTGCGGGCGCGACCGAAGGAAGTCTCGAGCGAACAGATACAGCGGTACGAGATACGCGATACTCACCAGTCCCGGCAGATAGCGTGCAATTGTGATGCCTTCGATGCCAGTGAGGTCGCGTATCACCGCGACGGTGTAGAACATCAGCGGCGGGTAGGAAAACGGCACTCCCTCTGCCGTGTAGTGTGGAATCGTCTTCGGGAGGGCGTAGCCGTTCTCGACAATTCGCTCCGCGATGAGCAGGTAGAGACCCGCTCCGAACGAAGGATACTGATGCGACCGGAGATACACGTACAGGATAGAGCAGGCTGCAAGGAGAGCGGGCGCGAACCAGAGGAGCTCTCGCTTGTACCCTCGCTCCTGTACCGTCGTCGTTTGTGATAGATTCTGTCCCGACATAGTTGCAACTTCGAGTTGCGCCGTGATGCTAGACGCGTGTTCTCGATGTACCGTTTACCAGACTGACTCTTTGTTATCCAGGGGCTATGCGAACAAAACGTGGTACCATGTTCCCGCAAATGATGGTTACGGCCGTAGGAATTGTTTCAATGTTGTGTTTCACTCGAAACGGTTTGAAACGCACGAAACGGATGGCGCGAGAAAAATAAGGAAAGTAAAATCGGTGAAAGTTCGTTCGACGGTAGAGAGCGTCAGCAGCGGCTATTCGTATCTTAGGGCGTCGATAGGGTCCGTGTGGGCCGCGTCCCACGCTGGATAGACGCCTGCGAGGACGCCGACGACGACACCGACGACGACTGCGGCCCCGAACCACTGCGGTTGGAACGCGAGCGGCAGGCCGATGAGTTGGGCACCGACGAAGCCGCCAACCATCCCGATGACCGCCCCGAGAATCGACCCCAACACGCCGAGCATGACCGCTTCGAAGAGGAACAGTTGGAGGACGTCGCGGCTCTGTGCGCCGACGGCTTTCA includes these proteins:
- a CDS encoding tubulin/FtsZ family protein, whose protein sequence is MKLAMVGFGQAGGKIVDKFIEYDERTGSQTVRSAVAVNTAKADLMGLERIPEENQVLIGQSRVKGHGVGADNELGAEIAEEDIDEIQGAVDNVPIHDVDAFLVVAGMGGGTGSGGAPVLTKYLKRIYTEPVYGLGILPGREEGGIYTLNAARSFQTFTREVDNLLVFDNDAWRQSGESVEVGYDRINEEIVRRFGILFGAGEVGYGDDVGESVVDSSEIINTLGTGGVSTIGYAAEEIDNPNSGLLSRFTGTDEVDPTHATNRLTSLVRKAALGRLTLPAEIESAERSLFVASGPSKYLNRKGIERGRKWLENETGSMEVRGGDYPVGDANHVAGVVLLSGVSDVPRIEELQNVAVETQDNIADTRAESERQTANLVEDEDGELDPLF
- a CDS encoding ArnT family glycosyltransferase, whose product is MSGQNLSQTTTVQERGYKRELLWFAPALLAACSILYVYLRSHQYPSFGAGLYLLIAERIVENGYALPKTIPHYTAEGVPFSYPPLMFYTVAVIRDLTGIEGITIARYLPGLVSIAYLVPLYLFARDFLRSRPQASLATLIVAVSPPLLQWHISAGGIVRAPAFLFSLSGIYAGLRLYRDKDARWVVPSLALFTLTILTHPVYTVFFATSYFLLYLELDRSLWGLTRGMVVGFGGILLASPWWLQIISMHGPDVFLGAAGTHGGIGGGFFGAVSAIGHVSPDAAFIGSLWQFLPVVGALYLLAKRRFFLPVWFFGVAILLGKARFTLLVGALISAVFLLNVVAARLRDRVGASVTRRSAVTACMVLIAMVGLAGGAMYATSGVDAHAGSPSLPQFMDEDDDEAMQWVETHTNSEATFVVQGDAAEWFPQQTHRTMLVGPWGVEWKGQEPYNHHLQLFRDVSACNSAHCMTNTLSQSNKHPDYIYLPKGEFTVRGMQHRRTSKLAMSMHLSPKYQLVFENDGVLIFEMMDEQGERGTQSALSGEKRSSSADNEQFTAELDRYPNEEEPEVETIPPRAANADKPVPEPASPEMNVS